The Streptomyces collinus DNA segment GGCCGTTACTAGCGAGTAACGAACCCCCTTGTGCGGGCGGCGAGAATGCACCACGATCGGCCACGCTCGGTCCAATCCCGTACCCCGGCAGCCGGTTGGGTCACGGGACAACCTGGGTCCCCACCGAGCAGAGCCGGCGGCAGTGGCGCCGGCTCTTGGACAGGGGGGTCTTCGCCCTCCCGGCGAAGCCTGTCCAGCAGGGTTGTGCGTGATGCGTGTCAGGCGCGACCAGTGGTTGTCGCTCGGGGGTGATCGCCGGTGATTCGGGCGCAGTTGCGCCGCCGAGTGCAGGCGCTCTCCTTCCCGAGGACGTAGCACTTCTCCCATCCCTGCCCGGCTGAGCCGCCCATCGGGGCGAGCCAGGACAGGAGATGTACGTCCGAGAAGGAGGAAATATGGAGTCCCAGGTGCGTGGCGGGACCAGATGGAAGCGGTTCGCTGTGGTCATGGTGCCCAGCGTCGCCGCCACGGCTGCGATAGGTGTCGCCCTCGCGCAGGGCGCTCTCGCCGCGTCGTTCAGTGTCTCCGGGCAGTCGTTCAAGGTCACGACCGACCAGCTCGTCGGTACGGGCTTCTCGCAGTACGGCGCCCTCGATGAGGGATACACGATGGACGGCAAGAAGGCCGTCCACCCGGTCGCCGTCTCGTCGTTCAAGCAGGCGACGATCAAGAACCTGTGCCAGTCGGTCGTCACCCCGAACATTCCGGTGCTCGGGAACGTCAGCCTGATCCTGCGTGCGGGTCAGGGTGCGAAGCCGGTCGAGGCGCAGAACCTCTACATCGATGTCGCCGACCTGAGCGCCGACGCGACGTTCGAGAACATCGACATCGGTGTGGCCGCCAAGGACGCCAACAAGGGTCCGGCCATGAGGAAGGGCGAGACGGCGAACCCGTACGGCTTCGCCCAGCAGGCCGACAAGGCGACCCTGACCGACGTGAAGCAGACGGCGTGGGCGACCACTGCCGGAACCTTCAAGCTCAGCGGCCTGAAGATGTCGCTGTCGACGGGTGTCAAGGAGTGCTACTAAGCACTCGATGACGGGCGGGGGAGCCGGTGGCGCCCCCGCCCGTCCACCTTCCGGCCGCGCCTTCACGCGGGGCCCACATCACCACCACAGCAACGCTGTACCAGGGAGCTGTTTTTCCATGAGCGCCGAGACTCCTGCCGCCACCGGCCAGTTCACCGTCCGGAGGCAGCAGTTCCGCGCCTGGCGGGGTGAGCGGCCGTTCTGGGCCGGGCTGTTCGTCCTCCTCAGTGGACTGCCCATCGCCTACTTCCCGTACGCGAACCTCCAGATCGGTCACCTGACGCTGGCGATGGCGACCACCGCGGGTGCCGGGTCCCTGATCATCGGCGTGCTGCTCGTCGTACTGGGCGTGAGCCTCTGGTTCCAGAAGCACGTCCGCGTCTTCGCGGGAGTCGCGGCGATCCTGCTGGCGCTGGTGTCCATCCCCGTGTCGAACCTCGGCGGCTTCCTCATCGGCTTCCTCCTCGCCCTGGTGGGCGGGGCGATGGCCGTGGCATGGGCGCCGGGCGCACGTCCCGCGGGACAGTCCGCCGCCATGGCCAGCACCGGCACGGGCGGGACTCCCGAGGCAACGGACCACGAGACCACGGTGCTGCGGCCCGTGGACGCGGTGGACGAGCCGAACGATCTGTCAGGAACGAACCCGGCCAACGGGGCGAACGGGAGGCACAGTGCCGGCTGACGAGGTGACCCACGGGGCTGATGTGGGGGCGTCCCGTGTGAGAACCGGGCCGCGCCACGCGGCACCCAAGAAGCCGCTGTTCACCAGGTTCAGCAGGCCGACCGGCAAGGCGATAGCCATGGCGGCGATGCCGACGGCGGTGCTCATGGGCATGGGCTTCACGTCGACGCTCGCCATCGCCGACAGCGACACCCCGGCGGCCCCGACGTCGAAGAGCCTGACGGCCGACGAGTACAAGGACTGCGTGGCGGCCCTGGAGGACTCCGAGAAGGACTCCAAGGGCGACGAGTCCGCCTCGCCCACGCCGTCCCCCTCGGCGAGCGAAGGCGCCACGGACGAGAAGGACGACCAGGGCGACACGGCTCCGAAGCCGTCCCCCTCGGGCGGCACGGACGCGAACAACGGCGGTTCCTCCCCGTCGGATTCAGGTGCCGACGACGAGGCCGAGCCGACGCCGACCCCGTCCACGAGCGCGCCCGCCACGGGCGGCGACGACGCGGCGGCCACGCCGTCCCCCTCGCCGTCCGAGAGTGGCGGCAACGTGCTGGAGGACATCGGCGACGCCATCGGCGGCATCTTCGACGGCGGAAACGGCGAGGAGAAGGACGAGGCGAGTTCCAGCCCGACCCCGTCCGCCCCGGCGACCGAGAGCACCGAGAAGCCGGCCGAGGACACCTCCGGGGCCGAGCAGGACACGGCCGAGGAGGCCGCCGGCACGGTCGAGGACACCGTCAAGGACACCACCGGCAAGGCGTCCGACACGGTGCAGGACACCGGCAAGACGGTGGAGGACACCACCAAGGCCGTCGAGAAGGCCGCCGAGGACGCGGCGGAGAAGGCGAAGGAGGCCACCGCCTCGCCGAGCCCCTCCCCGAGCGCCAGCACGGACCCCGACGACTGCCCGGCCGCCACCGACGCCGAGGGCGGCGTCGACAACAAGGTGCCCCTGCCCGACGACCCGTGGTTCCTCAACGCCAGTTCGCTGACGCTGAAGGGCGCCGACTACAAGGGCGTCGTCGAGGTGCGCACCGCCAACGGCACCGTCAAGAAGGTCCTGAAGTACGTCATATCGGGCGGCACCGACATCGGTGACCTGCACCAGACCGTCAAGGACAAGCAGTCCGGCAAGACCTACCACGTGCAGGCGGCCAAGGGCTCGACGTCCACGATCCGCGACGGCGACACCGTGATGTACACGGAGAGCATCTCCGGCAACCTGCTCGGGCTGATACCGATCACGTTCGACCCGGAGCACCCGCCGCCGCTGAACATCCCGCTGATCTACTTCACCAACGTGAAGGTCCAGCAGGCCGGCCAGTTCGGCGGGACCCTGCACGTGCCGGGGCTGCACAACTTCGTCACCGACTGAGCGCCCCTCAGAGCCCGTTCGGGAGCCGCACACACCGAGGGCGCCCCCTGGAACCCAGGAGGCGCCCTCGGTGGCGTGCAGGGGCCCTCACGGCCTTCGTGTGTGCACTGGGAAAGAGGAGAGGTTGAGGACCCAGCTGAAACTGACCCGCGACGGCGACGTGTTCATCGTGCGGCTCACACCCCGTCAGGTGGCGGCGATGTACGAGGCGCTGAGTCATCTGAGCGAACGGGACTACGGTGACACGGAGCTGACCCTGTTGGTCGGCTCGGGCCGGGAGGCCGTCGACGCGCTCGTGGAACGCCTGGCCGGACGGCGCACGGAGTCATGCGACTTCCGCCTCACCATGGAGGAACTCCACATGGTGCACAGCGCGCTGTGCACCGCACCCACCCTGTTCCTCGAGCGCAGCGGCCTCTTCGCGGAGGAGCCGTTCAACATCCGCCTGGGCTTCTACCGGGAGAACTTCTACGCCCTGGCCCATGCCGTCCTTAGGGCGGCTGCCGAGGCGTGACACCCGACGCAAGCCACTGAGCGCATCAGGACGAGGGCGCCCCCTGGATCCCAGGAGGCGCCCTCGGTGGCGTGCAGGGCCCTCACGGCCCTGCGCGGATCAGCCCTTGGCCTCGCCCAGGTGGTGGACCCGCACCATGTTCGTGGTGCCGGGCACGCCGGGGGGCGAACCGGCCGTGATGACCACGATGTCGCCCTCGTTGAAGCGGTTCAGCTTCACCAGCTCCTGCTCGACCAGGTCGACCATCTCGTCGGTGCTGTTCACGAACGGCACGACGTGCGGCTCCACGCCCCAGCTCAGCGCCATCTGGTTGCGGGTGCCCTCGTCGGTGGTGAAGGCGATGATCGGCTGGACCGCGCGGTAGCGCGAGAGCCGGCGGGCGGTGTCGCCGGACTGGGTGAAGGCCACCAGACCCCGGCCGCCGAGGAAGTCGGCGATCTCGCACGCGGCCCGGGCCACCGAACCGCCCTGCGTGCGCGGCTTCTTGCCCGGCACCAGCGGCTGCAGGCCCTTGGACATCAGCTCCTGCTCGGCCGCGGCGACGATCTTCGACATCGTCTTCACGGTCTCGATCGGGTACGCGCCCACGCTCGACTCGGCGGACAGCATGACCGCGTCGGCGCCGTCCAGGATCGCGTTGGCCACGTCGGAGGCCTCGGCGCGGGTCGGACGGGAGTTGGTGATCATCGACTCCATCATCTGGGTCGCCACGATCACCGGCTTGGCGTTGCGCCGGCACAGCTCGATCAGGCGCTTCTGCACCATGGGGACCTTCTCGAGCGGGTACTCGACGGCGAGGTCACCACGGGCGACCATCACGCCGTCGAACGCCATCACGACGTCCTCCATGTTCTGCACCGCCTGCGGCTTCTCCACCTTGGCGATGACCGGGACGCGGCGGCCCTCCTCGTCCATGATGCGGTGCACGTCCTGGACGTCCTTGGCGTCGCGGACGAAGGACAGCGCGACCAGGTCGCAGCCCATGCGCAGCGCGAAACGGAGGTCCTCGACGTCCTTCTCGGACAGAGCGGGCACGTTGACGGCCGCGCCGGGCAGGTTGATGCCCTTGTGGTCGGAGATGACGCCGCCCTCGATGACGATCGTCTTCACGCGGTGGCCCTCGACCGCGGTGACCTTCAGCTCGACGTTGCCGTCGTTGATGAGGACCTGGTCGCCCTTGGTGACGTCGCCGGGCAGACCCTTGTAGGTCGTCCCGCAGATCGTCTTGTCGCCCGGGACGTCCTCGGTGGTGATGGTGAACTCGTCACCGCGCACCAGCTCCACGGGACCCTCGGCGAAGGTCTCCAGGCGGATCTTGGGGCCCTGGAGGTCGGCGAGGACACCGATGGCCCGGCCGGTCTCCTTGGCGGCGGCACGGACGCGGTCGTACCGGCCCTGGTGCTCGGCGTGCGAGCCGTGGCTGAAGTTGAAGCGGGCCACGTTCATGCCGGCTTCGATCAACGCGACAAGCTGATCGTGGGAGTCGACCGCGGGGCCGAGAGTACAGACGATTTTCGAACGGCGCATGGGGGCGATCCTATCGGTTTGTTTCCCGGCGGAATATTCCGTCTGGCGGAAAATACAAAAGGGCGGGTTGCCGCTCAGGTGTGATTCCCCGAACCAATTACCAGCGCGTAGGTCTGTGTCGCGATCTCCAATTCCTCGTCAGTAGGCACCACCGCCACCGCGACCCGGGCGCCGTCGGGCGAGATGAGCCGCGCCTCGTCGCCGCGCACGGCGTTGCGCTCGCCGTCCACCGCGAGGCCCAGCTCCTCCAGGCCCGCCAGGGCGGCCGCCCGCACGGGAGCCGCGTTCTCGCCGACACCGGCGGTGAAGGCGACCGCGTCCACCCGCCCGAGCACGGCGTAATAGGCGCCGATGTACTTCTTCAGCCGGTGAATGTAGATGTCGAACGCCAGCTCCGCCTGCTCGTCGCCCTCGTCGACGCGGCGGCGGATCTCCCTCATGTCGTTGTCACCGCACAGACCGATCAGACCGCTCTTCTTGTTGAGAAGAGTGTCGATCTCGTCGGCGGACATTCCACCAACACGCATCAAATGGAAGATGACGGCCGGGTCCATGTCTCCGGAGCGCGTACCCATCACGAGCCCCTCCAAAGGCGTCAGCCCCATGGAGGTGTCCACGCAGCGACCGCCCCGCACGGCCGACGCCGACGCCCCGTTGCCCAGGTGCAGCACGATCACGTTCGTCTCGGACGGGTCCTTGCCCAGCAGCTCGGCGGTGGCCCGGGAGACATATGCGTGCGAGGTGCCGTGGAAGCCGTAGCGCCGCACGCGGTGCTCGTCGGCGGTCTTCACGTCGATCGCGTAGCGGGCGGCCGACTCCGGCATGGTCGTGTGGAACGCGGTGTCGAAGACGGCGACCTGCGGCAGGTCGGGCCGCAGCACCTGGGCCGTGCGGATGCCGGTGAGGTTGGCCGGGTTGTGCAGCGGGGCCACCGGGATGAGCCGCTCGATCTCGGCGAGCACCGCGCCGTCGATCACGGTCGGCTCGGTGAAGGTCTTGCCGCCGTGCACCACCCGGTGCCCGATCGCGGCCAGTTCGGGCGAGTCCAGGCCCAGTCCGTCCTTGGCGAGCTCCTCGGCCACGGCCTTCAGGGCGGCGTCGTGATCCGCGATCGCACCGCCGCGCTCCCGGCTCTCGCCCCCGGCCGGGGTGTGCTTCAGCCGGGAGGTCTGCTCGCCGATGCGCTCGACCAGGCCCACCGCCAGCCGGCTGCTGTCGCGCATGTCGAGCAGCTGGTACTTCACCGACGAGGAGCCGGAGTTGAGGACGAGGACACGGGTCGGGCTGCTCACTGGGCGGTCGCCTTCTCGCTCGGGGACGGGGCGGGGGTCTGGGCCTGGGCCTGGATCGCCGTGATGGCGACGGTGTTCACGATGTCCGAGACCATGGCGCCCCGGGACAGGTCGTTGACCGGCTTGCGCAGACCCTGGAGCACCGGGCCGACGGCGATCGCGCCGGCCGAGCGCTGCACGGCCTTGTAGGTGTTGTTGCCGGTGTTCAGGTCGGGGAAGATCAGCACGCTCGCCTGCCCGGCCACCTCGGAGCCCGGCAGCTTGGTCGCCGCGACCGACGGCTCCACGGCGGCGTCGTACTGGATCGGGCCCTCGATCTTCAGGTCGGGCCGGCGCGCGCGGACCAGCTCGGTGGCCTCGCGCACCTTGTCGACGTCGGCGCCGGAACCGGAGGTGCCGGTGGAGTACGACAGCATCGCGATCCGCGGCTCCACGCCGAACTGCTCGGCCGTGGTCGCCGACTGGATGGCGATGTCGGCGAGCTGCTCGGCGTTCGGGTCCGGGTTGACCGCGCAGTCGCCGTAGACCAGCACCTTGTCGGCCAGGCACATGAAGAACACGGACGAGACGATGTCGGCGTCCGGCTTCGTCTTGATGATCTCGAAGGCCGGGCGGATCGTCGCGGCCGTGGAGTGCACCGAGCCCGACACCATGCCGTCGGCGAGGCCCTCCTGGACCATCAGCGTGCCGAAGTAGTTCACGTCCGAGACGACGTCGTAGGCCAGCTCCACGGTGACGCCCCGGTGGGCGCGCAGGGCCGCGTACTTCTCGGCGAAGGCGTCGCGCAGTTCGGAGGCGGCGGGGTCGATCAGCTGGGACTCGCCGAGGTCGACGCCGAGATCGGCGGCCTTCTTGCGGATCAGATCGACCGGGCCGAGCAGGGTCAGGTCGCACACGCCCCGGCGCAGCAGCACCTCGGCGGCGTGCAGCACGCGTTCCTCGGTGCCCTCGGGCAGGACGACCCGGCGCAGGTCGGAGCGGGCCTGCTCCAGCAGCTTGTGCTCGAACATCATCGGCGTGACGCGGTCGCTGCTCGGCGCGGAGACGCGGCGCGCGAGGTCGACGGTGTCGGCGTAGCGCTCGAACAGGCCGAGGGCCCGCTCGGCCTTGCGCGGGGTGGCGGCGTTCAGCTTGCCCTCCAGGGAGAACAGCTGCTCGGCGGTGGGGAAGCTGGTGCCGGCCACCGACAGCACCGGGGTGCCGGGGGCGAGGCGGTCGGCGAGGGTGAGGATGTGGTCGCCGGGCACCTCGTTCAGGGTGAGCAGCACACCCGCTATCGGCGGGGTGCCGGCGCTGTGCGCGGCGAGGGAGCCGACGACCAGATCGGCGCGGTCGCCCGGGGTGACCACGAGGCAGCCCGGGGTCAGGGCGCCCAGGAAGTTCGGCAGCATCGCGCCGCCGAAGACGAAGCCGAGCACGTCCCG contains these protein-coding regions:
- a CDS encoding DUF6230 family protein gives rise to the protein MESQVRGGTRWKRFAVVMVPSVAATAAIGVALAQGALAASFSVSGQSFKVTTDQLVGTGFSQYGALDEGYTMDGKKAVHPVAVSSFKQATIKNLCQSVVTPNIPVLGNVSLILRAGQGAKPVEAQNLYIDVADLSADATFENIDIGVAAKDANKGPAMRKGETANPYGFAQQADKATLTDVKQTAWATTAGTFKLSGLKMSLSTGVKECY
- a CDS encoding DUF6114 domain-containing protein gives rise to the protein MSAETPAATGQFTVRRQQFRAWRGERPFWAGLFVLLSGLPIAYFPYANLQIGHLTLAMATTAGAGSLIIGVLLVVLGVSLWFQKHVRVFAGVAAILLALVSIPVSNLGGFLIGFLLALVGGAMAVAWAPGARPAGQSAAMASTGTGGTPEATDHETTVLRPVDAVDEPNDLSGTNPANGANGRHSAG
- the pyk gene encoding pyruvate kinase, yielding MRRSKIVCTLGPAVDSHDQLVALIEAGMNVARFNFSHGSHAEHQGRYDRVRAAAKETGRAIGVLADLQGPKIRLETFAEGPVELVRGDEFTITTEDVPGDKTICGTTYKGLPGDVTKGDQVLINDGNVELKVTAVEGHRVKTIVIEGGVISDHKGINLPGAAVNVPALSEKDVEDLRFALRMGCDLVALSFVRDAKDVQDVHRIMDEEGRRVPVIAKVEKPQAVQNMEDVVMAFDGVMVARGDLAVEYPLEKVPMVQKRLIELCRRNAKPVIVATQMMESMITNSRPTRAEASDVANAILDGADAVMLSAESSVGAYPIETVKTMSKIVAAAEQELMSKGLQPLVPGKKPRTQGGSVARAACEIADFLGGRGLVAFTQSGDTARRLSRYRAVQPIIAFTTDEGTRNQMALSWGVEPHVVPFVNSTDEMVDLVEQELVKLNRFNEGDIVVITAGSPPGVPGTTNMVRVHHLGEAKG
- a CDS encoding acetate kinase → MSSPTRVLVLNSGSSSVKYQLLDMRDSSRLAVGLVERIGEQTSRLKHTPAGGESRERGGAIADHDAALKAVAEELAKDGLGLDSPELAAIGHRVVHGGKTFTEPTVIDGAVLAEIERLIPVAPLHNPANLTGIRTAQVLRPDLPQVAVFDTAFHTTMPESAARYAIDVKTADEHRVRRYGFHGTSHAYVSRATAELLGKDPSETNVIVLHLGNGASASAVRGGRCVDTSMGLTPLEGLVMGTRSGDMDPAVIFHLMRVGGMSADEIDTLLNKKSGLIGLCGDNDMREIRRRVDEGDEQAELAFDIYIHRLKKYIGAYYAVLGRVDAVAFTAGVGENAAPVRAAALAGLEELGLAVDGERNAVRGDEARLISPDGARVAVAVVPTDEELEIATQTYALVIGSGNHT
- the pta gene encoding phosphate acetyltransferase, with translation MTRSVYVTGIDRGDGRQVVELGVMELLTRQVDRVGVFRPLVHDGPDRLFELLRARYRLTQDPATVYGMDYHEASALQAEAGTDELVSALVDRFHLVARDYDVVLVLGTDYAGTQLPDELALNARLANEFGASVIPVVGGRKQTVESVLAETRNAYRAYDTLGCDVLAMVANRVAREDRDEIAGQLGARLPVPCYVLPDEPALSAPTVSQIGHALGAKVVLGDDSGLARDVLGFVFGGAMLPNFLGALTPGCLVVTPGDRADLVVGSLAAHSAGTPPIAGVLLTLNEVPGDHILTLADRLAPGTPVLSVAGTSFPTAEQLFSLEGKLNAATPRKAERALGLFERYADTVDLARRVSAPSSDRVTPMMFEHKLLEQARSDLRRVVLPEGTEERVLHAAEVLLRRGVCDLTLLGPVDLIRKKAADLGVDLGESQLIDPAASELRDAFAEKYAALRAHRGVTVELAYDVVSDVNYFGTLMVQEGLADGMVSGSVHSTAATIRPAFEIIKTKPDADIVSSVFFMCLADKVLVYGDCAVNPDPNAEQLADIAIQSATTAEQFGVEPRIAMLSYSTGTSGSGADVDKVREATELVRARRPDLKIEGPIQYDAAVEPSVAATKLPGSEVAGQASVLIFPDLNTGNNTYKAVQRSAGAIAVGPVLQGLRKPVNDLSRGAMVSDIVNTVAITAIQAQAQTPAPSPSEKATAQ